The following are encoded together in the Thermococcus sibiricus MM 739 genome:
- a CDS encoding ornithine cyclodeaminase family protein — translation MLLLTRNDLKKVLSMRETIDAVEKAFLEFYHKKAEVPLRTIIEIEKHNGFLLYMPSYLKESEALAIKVVSLYAQNPKKDLPSVLATILINDPETGKPLALMEGTYITAMRTGAASGVATKYLARKDAKIVGIIGAGVQARTQLWAISEVRDIEKALVYDVNKERAKVFAEEMAKKIGIEINISLTAQEIAENADVLVVATTAKEPVIKGEWIKEGTHINSIGWMGKDARELDSETVRKSKLVVDSKEGVLNESGDILIPIKEGVIDETHIYAELSEIVAGIKRGRENDNEITLFKSVGLAIEDAITAKLAYETALELGIGTKVELQ, via the coding sequence ATGTTACTCCTTACCAGAAATGACCTGAAGAAAGTTTTGTCCATGAGAGAAACTATAGATGCAGTAGAAAAAGCCTTTCTTGAGTTTTATCATAAAAAAGCAGAGGTTCCCTTAAGAACAATAATAGAAATCGAAAAACACAATGGCTTTTTATTGTACATGCCAAGCTACCTAAAAGAGAGCGAGGCCTTAGCAATTAAGGTAGTCTCTCTATATGCCCAAAATCCAAAAAAAGACCTTCCCAGTGTATTGGCAACTATCTTAATAAATGATCCCGAAACTGGAAAACCTTTAGCACTTATGGAGGGGACATATATAACCGCAATGAGAACTGGAGCTGCTAGTGGAGTCGCCACAAAATACCTTGCGAGAAAAGATGCAAAAATTGTTGGAATAATAGGAGCTGGAGTGCAAGCCAGAACCCAGTTATGGGCCATTTCTGAAGTTAGAGATATCGAAAAGGCCTTAGTGTATGACGTGAATAAAGAAAGAGCGAAGGTCTTTGCAGAGGAGATGGCTAAGAAGATTGGAATAGAAATAAATATTTCACTCACGGCCCAAGAGATTGCTGAGAATGCTGATGTTCTAGTTGTGGCAACTACTGCAAAAGAACCCGTGATTAAGGGAGAATGGATCAAAGAAGGCACGCACATAAATTCTATAGGGTGGATGGGAAAAGATGCCAGAGAACTCGATTCCGAAACAGTAAGAAAGTCCAAACTGGTCGTTGACTCAAAGGAAGGAGTCCTAAATGAATCAGGTGATATACTGATCCCCATAAAAGAAGGTGTAATTGACGAAACTCACATTTATGCAGAGTTGAGCGAAATTGTGGCTGGAATCAAGAGAGGAAGAGAAAATGATAATGAGATAACACTCTTTAAGAGTGTTGGACTTGCAATAGAAGATGCAATTACGGCTAAATTGGCCTATGAAACGGCCTTGGAACTGGGAATAGGAACAAAAGTGGAACTTCAATAA
- a CDS encoding proline racemase family protein encodes MFVKNTFYVVDTHTEGEPTRILLSGLPVEGNDIIEKREYFKKHYDWIRTALLWEPRGHGDQFGAVLVPSDTADFGVIYMDTAGYLDMCGHATMGVATALIELGIVEAKEPYTIVKLETPAGPVEAKAKVEDGVVKEVTVVDVPSFHVGEFEINYPNIENITIDVAFGGNFYVIADARQMGLRVRKEYIKELIPAALKLIKVANEQIKVQHPRKGVQNRINLAMLTDEPEREDSDGKNVVIWGEGSVDRSPCGTGSASRVATLYSKGILKEGDTFVHESILGTQFKIRIVGTTKIGDYTAIVPEITGSAYITKISQDIITKNDPLWKGFLLR; translated from the coding sequence ATGTTTGTGAAAAACACTTTTTATGTTGTAGACACCCACACCGAAGGAGAACCCACTAGAATACTACTTTCTGGTCTACCAGTAGAGGGGAATGACATTATAGAAAAAAGAGAATATTTCAAAAAGCACTATGATTGGATAAGAACTGCCCTTTTATGGGAACCTAGAGGTCATGGAGACCAGTTTGGAGCTGTTCTGGTGCCTTCAGATACGGCTGACTTTGGAGTTATCTATATGGACACCGCCGGGTATCTGGATATGTGCGGTCATGCCACCATGGGAGTTGCCACGGCCTTAATTGAGCTGGGAATTGTGGAAGCTAAAGAGCCTTATACTATAGTAAAACTCGAAACCCCTGCTGGTCCGGTAGAGGCAAAGGCAAAAGTAGAAGACGGGGTTGTTAAAGAGGTCACAGTTGTAGATGTACCCAGCTTCCATGTAGGAGAGTTTGAAATTAACTATCCTAATATCGAAAATATAACGATAGACGTCGCTTTTGGAGGGAACTTTTACGTAATAGCGGATGCTCGGCAGATGGGACTCAGAGTCAGAAAAGAATACATAAAGGAGCTTATTCCAGCTGCGTTAAAACTCATTAAAGTCGCTAATGAGCAGATAAAAGTACAACACCCAAGGAAAGGTGTTCAAAACAGAATAAACTTGGCAATGCTTACTGACGAGCCTGAAAGGGAGGATTCGGATGGCAAAAATGTTGTCATATGGGGAGAAGGGAGTGTAGATAGAAGTCCCTGCGGAACTGGGAGTGCTTCTAGAGTTGCTACTCTATATTCAAAAGGAATTCTAAAAGAAGGGGACACCTTCGTTCATGAGAGTATACTTGGGACTCAGTTTAAAATAAGAATCGTTGGAACAACAAAAATCGGCGATTACACAGCAATAGTGCCAGAGATAACAGGAAGTGCATACATAACAAAGATTTCTCAAGACATAATCACAAAAAACGATCCTCTTTGGAAGGGCTTTTTGCTAAGGTAA